The following are encoded in a window of Sinomonas cyclohexanicum genomic DNA:
- a CDS encoding LacI family DNA-binding transcriptional regulator, whose product MAAVKLSDVAREAGVSPATASRVLNGSARTPAAEIAERVRAAAAALGYIPNAQAQALARSSSGLLGLVVHDIADPYFSSIARGVQAAARAHGKTLLLISTEGTPAEERDAVEAFASRRTDAIVMAGSRSLREADSADNDALAHAAARYEENGGTVVMVGSPLLPPTHDGGDAPPQPGSPGAGAESGPGSGAQVLEIPNEALAADLARELVGAGWSRFAVVAGPEGLVTSDLRLAGFRRGLREVGAPEAEVLRAAFNRAGGFGAAEALEALAGSGSGDGGAAGERLCVFAVNDRMAMGAVAGLRARGLSAPDDYGIAGFDDIDTLADFVPELTTVHLDLEQMGHDAASAALASGHTGARSAGSRGAGSHGGALPPAVGRVVVRASTAR is encoded by the coding sequence ATGGCCGCGGTGAAGCTCAGCGACGTCGCCCGCGAGGCGGGGGTCTCGCCCGCCACGGCGTCCCGCGTGCTCAACGGGTCCGCCCGCACGCCCGCCGCGGAGATCGCCGAGCGGGTCCGCGCGGCCGCCGCCGCCCTCGGCTACATCCCCAACGCCCAGGCCCAGGCGCTCGCGCGCTCGAGCTCCGGCCTGCTCGGCCTCGTGGTGCACGACATCGCCGACCCGTACTTCTCCTCGATTGCCCGCGGCGTCCAGGCCGCGGCCCGTGCACACGGCAAGACCCTCCTGCTCATCAGCACCGAGGGCACCCCCGCCGAGGAGCGCGACGCCGTCGAGGCCTTCGCCTCCCGCCGCACCGACGCGATCGTCATGGCCGGATCCCGCTCCCTCCGAGAGGCCGACTCGGCGGACAACGACGCCCTCGCCCACGCCGCCGCGCGCTACGAGGAGAACGGCGGCACGGTGGTCATGGTCGGCTCGCCGCTGCTCCCCCCGACGCACGACGGCGGTGACGCGCCGCCCCAGCCGGGCTCGCCCGGCGCGGGGGCCGAGTCTGGGCCGGGCTCGGGGGCGCAGGTGCTCGAGATCCCGAACGAGGCGCTGGCCGCGGACTTGGCGCGGGAGCTCGTCGGGGCCGGCTGGTCGCGGTTCGCCGTGGTGGCCGGGCCCGAGGGCCTCGTGACGTCCGACCTCCGGCTCGCCGGCTTCCGGCGCGGCCTGCGCGAGGTCGGCGCCCCGGAGGCGGAGGTCCTGCGGGCGGCCTTCAACCGAGCCGGCGGGTTCGGGGCTGCCGAGGCGCTCGAGGCGCTCGCCGGGTCGGGATCCGGGGACGGCGGCGCGGCGGGGGAGCGGCTGTGCGTCTTCGCCGTCAACGACCGGATGGCCATGGGGGCCGTCGCGGGCCTGCGCGCCCGCGGGCTGAGCGCCCCGGACGACTACGGCATCGCCGGGTTCGACGACATCGACACCCTCGCCGACTTCGTCCCGGAGCTCACGACCGTGCACCTCGACCTCGAGCAGATGGGGCACGACGCGGCGTCGGCCGCCCTCGCCTCCGGCCATACGGGGGCCCGCAGCGCCGGATCGCGCGGCGCCGGGTCCCACGGCGGTGCGCTGCCCCCGGCGGTGGGGCGCGTCGTCGTGCGCGCGAGTACGGCCCGCTGA
- the mgrA gene encoding L-glyceraldehyde 3-phosphate reductase, producing MTYEAADDRYESMEYRHTGRSGLKLPALSLGLWQNFGTDRPEVTQRAILQRAFDRGVTHFDLANNYGPPYGRAEENMGRYLREDFAQYRDELVISTKAGYDMWPGPYGQGGGSRKYVLASLDQSLKRLGLDYVDIFYSHRFDAETPVEETMMALDTAVRSGRALYVGISSYSAAKTREAAEIARDLGTPLLIHQPSYSMLNRWIEADLLDELDAQGMGCIVFTALAQGVLTDRYLGGIPEDSRAARAGSTIKADHLDERTLGHVRRLNEIAAARGQKLAQLALQWALRDPRVTSAVIGASSVEQLDANLDALAGPPLTQEELNAIDQHAVESGVNLWAKQTAE from the coding sequence ATGACGTACGAAGCCGCCGATGACCGCTACGAGAGCATGGAGTACCGCCACACCGGGCGGAGCGGGCTCAAGCTGCCCGCCCTCTCGCTCGGGCTGTGGCAGAACTTCGGCACCGACCGCCCGGAGGTGACCCAACGGGCCATCCTGCAGCGGGCGTTCGACCGCGGCGTGACGCACTTCGACCTCGCGAACAACTACGGCCCCCCATACGGCCGGGCCGAGGAGAACATGGGCCGGTACCTGCGGGAGGACTTCGCGCAGTACCGGGACGAGCTCGTCATCTCCACCAAGGCCGGCTACGACATGTGGCCGGGCCCGTACGGGCAGGGCGGCGGGTCGCGGAAGTACGTGCTCGCGAGCCTCGACCAGTCGCTCAAGCGGCTCGGCCTCGACTATGTGGACATCTTCTACAGCCACCGCTTCGACGCTGAGACGCCCGTCGAGGAGACCATGATGGCGCTCGATACCGCCGTGCGGTCCGGGCGGGCGCTGTATGTGGGGATCTCGTCGTACTCGGCGGCCAAGACCCGCGAGGCCGCAGAGATCGCGCGTGACCTCGGCACCCCGCTGCTCATCCACCAGCCGTCCTACTCGATGCTCAACCGCTGGATCGAGGCGGACCTGCTCGACGAGCTGGACGCCCAGGGTATGGGCTGCATCGTCTTCACCGCGCTGGCCCAGGGCGTGCTCACGGACCGGTACCTGGGCGGGATCCCCGAGGACTCCCGGGCCGCCCGCGCCGGCTCGACCATCAAGGCCGACCACCTCGACGAGCGCACCCTCGGGCACGTGCGGAGACTCAACGAGATCGCTGCCGCCCGGGGGCAGAAGCTCGCGCAGCTCGCGCTGCAGTGGGCGCTGCGCGATCCGCGGGTCACCTCGGCGGTGATCGGTGCTTCCTCGGTCGAGCAGCTGGATGCGAACCTCGATGCGCTTGCCGGGCCGCCGCTGACGCAGGAGGAGCTCAACGCCATCGACCAGCACGCGGTGGAATCTGGCGTCAACCTCTGGGCCAAGCAGACGGCGGAGTAG